Proteins from a genomic interval of Alosa alosa isolate M-15738 ecotype Scorff River chromosome 8, AALO_Geno_1.1, whole genome shotgun sequence:
- the cfap206 gene encoding cilia- and flagella-associated protein 206, which produces MARTQAESVIRRIIREITQECSSKGQTVSETLVAFMVKAIVLDPGNHFNVDRTLTKQDVQRLIEVCVDKLMDKRSPALDTIKMQVYFDMNYTSRREFLEEHHRVLLSRLASVGREITDNRLRTRDDLEGLYRKIVSYVLLRSGLGSPTDINTVREATAALQSVFPQSELATFMSLTKADKEQQLTELTMIVTGIRLFNKDCRKGGEEIEDLPSILNEAIPSTIIDIEKELKESQGLAWQYTSLLERLADPKAGTVHCPIRADLLQQALYNVRQHETFLKIILADAILCARQVEALQTDLTSRLSLLKATVHAKTAVPTAQVFPHFTALSKLWASFQDEMLMLSILNNMVVSLRPFLSAQSHLLPEGQLQALLDGEDVKSDDVRLRDSAEDKINPAEYKAQDWFLHETTANFDQLPLQFKGICGYTLVKKDGLLIPANPQIGVLKHKEKYYAFSSKEAACSFASNPDEYIEGIIEKAKKCPELIQLLELHQQFACVTPYSQMQSGQRLLVKPISKCDSSTQTDTHLVETNIVKTYEWNEWELRRKAMQLANLRSKVTHSVQTNLSHMRRNNVTQTYQPKDVGCQTKKDAETNVPKPKVYLAGLRGGKPGPTIMTKTILTRSVDE; this is translated from the exons ATGGCTCGTACTCAAGCGGAAAGTGTTATAAGACGTATTATTCGAGAAATTACGCAAGAATGTTCAAGTAAAGGACAGACAGTTTCCGAAACCTTAGTTGCCTTTATG GTCAAGGCCATTGTTTTAGATCCAGGGAATCATTTTAATGTTGATCGCACCCTAACCAAGCAGGATGTCCAAAGACTTATTGAG GTGTGCGTGGACAAGCTTATGGATAAGAGAAGTCCTGCTCTTGACACCATCAAAATGCAAGTGTACTTTGACATGAATTACACATCTCGAC GTGAGTTCCTGGAGGAGCACCATAGAGTCCTTCTGTCACGACTCGCCTCTGTAGGCCGCGAGATCACTGACAATCGATTGAGGACTCGGGATGACCTGGAGGGCCTCTACCGGAAAATAGTTAGCTATGTGCTGCTGCGCTCTGGTCTGGGTTCACCAACGGACATCAACACGGTGCGGGAAGCCACGG CTGCTTTGCAGAGTGTCTTCCCTCAGTCGGAGCTGGCGACCTTCATGTCTCTCACCAAAGCAGACAAGGAGCAGCAACTAACCGAGCTTACCATGATAGTAACAGGCATTCGCCTCTTCAACAAGGACTGtagaaaaggaggagaagaaattGAGGACT TGCCCTCCATTTTAAACGAAGCCATACCTTCCACCATCATCGACATTGAGAAGGAGCTAAAGGAATCCCAGGGCTTGGCCTGGCAGTACACTTCCCTGCTGGAGAGGCTTGCTGACCCCAAGGCTGGGACAGTGCACTGCCCTATCAGAGCAGATCTGCTGCAGCAGGCCCTGTACAATGTGAGACAACATGAGACTTTCCTCAAAATCATCCTG GCTGATGCCATCCTCTGTGCCAGGCAAGTGGAGGCCCTGCAGACTGATCTCACGTCCCGCCTGAGTCTGCTTAAAGCCACAGTGCACGCCAAGACGGCCGTGCCCACCGCACAGGTTTTT CCTCATTTCACAGCCCTGTCCAAGCTCTGGGCCAGCTTCCAGGACGAGATGCTCATGCTCAGCATCCTCAACAACATGGTGGTCAGCCTGAGGCCCTTCCTGAGCGCCCAGTCCCACCTGCTGCCAGAAGGCCAGCTGCAGGCCCTTCTGGATGGCGAGGACGTCAAGAGTGACGACGTCAGACTGCGGGATAGCGCAG AGGACAAGATCAACCCAGCTGAGTACAAAGCACAGGATTGGTTCCTCCACGAGACCACAGCTAACTTTGACCAACTGCCCTTGCAATTCAAGGGTATCTGTGGTTACACACTGGTGAAAAAAGATGGACTTCTAATTCCAG CGAATCCCCAGATAGGGGTGCTGAAACACAAGGAGAAATACTATGCCTTCTCCTCCAAGGAGGCAGCGTGTAGCTTTGCATCCAACCCAGATGAGTACATTGAGGGCATCATAGAAAAAGCCAAGAAGTGTCCAGAACTAATTCAGCTCTTGGAGCTCCATCAGCAGTTTGCGTGTGTCACCCCATACTCACAG ATGCAATCAGGCCAGAGACTACTGGTAAAACCCATTTCCAAATGTGACAGCAGCACTCAGACAGACACCCACTTGGTGGAGACAAATATTGTTAAGACCTACGAGTGGAATGAATGGGAGCTCCGGAGGAAAGCCATGCAGCTG GCTAACCTACGGAGCAAAGTCACACATTCAGTGCAGACCAACCTGAGTCACATGAGGAGGAACAATGTGACGCAAACATACCAGCCAAAAGATGTTGGATGCCAGACTAAAAAAGATGCCGAGACCAACGTCCCCAAACCAAAGGTGTACCTGGCTGGGTTACGAGGTGGAAAGCCAGGACCAACGATCATGACCAAAACAATATTGACCAGATCAGTTGATGAGTAG
- the il20ra gene encoding LOW QUALITY PROTEIN: interleukin-20 receptor subunit alpha (The sequence of the model RefSeq protein was modified relative to this genomic sequence to represent the inferred CDS: deleted 2 bases in 1 codon; substituted 1 base at 1 genomic stop codon) — protein MWNMFLIVVTLLALHRTDSIDIDPPERVRFKSTNLQNVVVWNPGMEGTHYSVEYAIYGDEDKTVEGQGLWRPVRHCTWILLNSCDLSDQTHKLDEIYYARVRAMRDSAVISNWTMTRFEPRSDAALGPPHFTLHTSGNSLDIYLKGPMRWKNKYMKKERPRHIITKNQSYQLGSLEYDTIYCVSAGTYSQNIHEESHTSEWQCEKTPTDPFKKHMLMVILAGLLPSAVSLFILILASCLVYHYIFGNKQKHPHCTSISPKEPTFAPRMAIIDVINVNIHKPSLPGMSLRNCLLSFLVNCLLSFLAMQSSEHRHQCITHSHGTLLEGXVENVPLNAEAQEFDDEMPPDYGFVVHSPPEESTGRGSDPLVPPQPAVLPVTGHNSYMAQSDGRPGQSTGQSSTDEDEDGPTVIDWNPSTGVLHIPELNPMPLLGAGREVELEEDMAVPRSIFSSLVMRQESYESEDGLCKMETVWQLQINMEE, from the exons ATGTGGAACATGTTTTTGATCGTGGTCACTCTCCTGGCGTTACATAGGACAG ATTCCATTGACATTGATCCACCAGAAAGAGTTCGTTTCAAATCCACCAACCTGCAGAATGTTGTGGTGTGGAATCCTGGCATGGAGGGAACCCACTACTCAGTGGAGTATGCAAT TTATGGTGACGAAGACAAGACGGTAGAGGGCCAGGGTCTATGGAGACCAGTGAGACACTGCACGTGGATCCTCCTGAATTCCTGTGACTTGTCCGACCAGACTCATAAACTTGACGAGATTTACTACGCCAGAGTGAGAGCAATGAGAGACTCTGCAGTCATCTCAAACTGGACAATGACTCGGTTTGAACCTCGGTCAGACG CAGCCTTAGGTCCACCTCACTTTACCTTGCACACCAGCGGAAATTCCCTTGATATTTATTTGAAGGGTCCAATGAGATGGAAAAACAAATACATGAAGAAAGAGCGCcct AGACATATTATTACAAAGAACCAGTCCTACCAACTTGGCTCACTGGAATATGATACAATATACTGCGTGTCTGCTGGGACCTATTCACAAAACATTCATGAAGAATCCCACACAAGTGAATGGCAGTGTGAAAAAACACCAACAG ATCCTTTCAAGAAGCATATGTTGATGGTGATTCTAGCTGGTCTTCTACCCTCAGCAGTATCCTTGTTCATCTTGATATTGGCCAGCTGTCTTGTGTACCATTATATATTTGGTAACAAGCAGAAACACCCACACTGCACG AGCATATCACCCAAGGAGCCAACTTTTGCCCCTCGAATGGCAATTATCGATGTCATCAATGTCAACATCCACAAACCCAGCCTCCCGGGGATGAGTTTGAGAAACTGCCTGCTATCCTTCCTGGTCAATTGCCTGCTATCCTTCCTGGCTATGCAGTCCAGCGAGCATCGCCACCAGTGTATAACTCACAGTCATGGCACTCTTCTGGAGGGGTAAGT AGAAAATGTTCCTTTGAACGCTGAGGCGCAGGAGTTTGACGACGAGATGCCTCCGGACTACGGATTTGTTGTCCACTCGCCTCCAGAGGAATCGACGGGACGAGGCTCTGACCCTCTCGTACCACCACAGCCCGCCGTGCTTCCTGTCACTGGACACAACAGTTACATGGCACAGAGTGACGGCAGGCCGGGTCAGTCGACAGGTCAGAGCAGCACCGATGAGGACGAGGACGGTCCCACGGTGATTGACTGGAATCCCAGCACTGGGGTCCTGCATATCCCAGAGCTAAACCCTATGCCATTGCTGGGGGCCGGACGTGAGGTAGAGCTGGAAGAAGACATGGCCGTGCCCAGAAGCATCTTCTCCAGCCTGGTGATGAGACAGGAGAGCTACGAGTCTGAGGATGGCCTCTGTAAAATGGAGACTGTTTGGCAACTTCAAATCAACATGGAAGAATAA
- the LOC125298990 gene encoding tubulin alpha-8 chain-like, producing MRECISIHVGQAGVQIGNSCWELYCLEHGICPDGTAVGNGTTLLDSSFGTFFSETGAGKYVPRSIFVDLEPSVIDEIRNGSYRQLYHPEQLVSGKEDAANNYARGHYTIGKEIVDPVLDRIRKMTDQCSGLQGFLIFHSYGGGTGSGFTSLLMERLSVDYGKKSKLEFSVYPAPQVSTAVVEPYNSILTTHTTLEHSDCAFMVDNEAIFDICKRNLDIERPSYTNLNRLVAQIVSSITASLRFDGALNVDLTEFQTNLVPYPRIHFPLVTYSPIISAEKAYHEQLSVPEITNACFEPANQMVKCDPRRGKYMACCVLYRGDVVPKDVNGAIAAIKARRSIQFVDWCPTGFKVGINYQPPTVVPGGDLAKVQRAVCMLSNTTAIAEAWARLDHKFDLMYAKRAFVHWYVGEGMEEGEFSEAREDMAALEKDYEEVGADSAEDCEEEEEEY from the exons ATG AGGGAATGCATTTCTATCCATGTTGGCCAAGCTGGTGTGCAGATTGGAAACTCGTGTTGGGAATTGTACTGCTTGGAACATGGTATCTGCCCAGATGGAACAGCTGTTGGAAATGGCACAACTCTACTGGATTCCTCCTTTGGCACCTTTTTCAGTGAGACTGGTGCTGGGAAGTATGTTCCTAGGTCCATATTTGTTGACTTGGAGCCATCAGTTATAG ATGAGATCCGTAATGGGTCCTACCGGCAGCTGTACCACCCGGAGCAGTTGGTTAGTGGTAAAGAGGATGCAGCCAACAACTACGCTCGTGGTCACTACACCATTGGAAAGGAAATTGTGGATCCAGTCCTGGACAGGATTCGTAAAATG ACCGACCAGTGCTCGGGTCTTCAGGGATTCCTCATCTTCCACAGCTATGGAGGAGGCACTGGCTCTGGCTTCACCTCCCTGCTGATGGAGCGTCTGTCTGTGGACTATGGCAAGAAGTCCAAGCTGGAGTTCTCCGTGTACCCTGCTCCCCAGGTGTCCACTGCTGTAGTGGAGCCCTACAACTCCATCCTCACGACCCACACCACTCTAGAGCACTCCGACTGTGCCTTCATGGTGGATAACGAAGCCATTTTTGATATTTGCAAGCGCAACCTTGACATTGAGCGTCCCTCCTACACCAATCTGAATCGCCTTGTTGCCCAGATCGTCTCGTCTATCACTGCATCTCTACGCTTTGATGGGGCTCTGAATGTGGATCTCACGGAGTTCCAGACTAACCTTGTTCCCTACCCCCGCATTCACTTCCCCCTGGTCACCTACTCGCCAATAATCTCTGCGGAAAAGGCATACCATGAGCAACTCTCTGTGCCCGAGATCACAAATGCTTGTTTTGAGCCAGCTAATCAGATGGTGAAGTGTGACCCAAGGCGTGGTAAGTACATGGCCTGCTGCGTGCTGTACCGTGGGGACGTGGTACCCAAAGATGTCAATGGCGCCATCGCTGCCATCAAGGCCCGTCGAAGCATTCAGTTTGTTGACTGGTGCCCCACCGGCTTCAAGGTGGGCATCAACTACCAGCCGCCAACGGTGGTGCCAGGAGGTGACTTGGCCAAGGTGCAGAGGGCCGTGTGTATGCTGAGCAACACGACTGCCATCGCCGAGGCCTGGGCTCGCCTGGACCATAAGTTTGACCTGATGTACGCCAAGAGGGCCTTTGTGCACTGGTATGTGGGTGAGGGCATGGAAGAGGGGGAGTTCAGTGAGGCCAGAGAAGACATGGCTGCACTGGAGAAGGACTATGAGGAAGTTGGGGCAGACTCAGCAGAGGACtgtgaagaagaggaagaagagtaCTAa